From the Lathyrus oleraceus cultivar Zhongwan6 chromosome 3, CAAS_Psat_ZW6_1.0, whole genome shotgun sequence genome, the window TTTTCACCATGTAGTAAGGATCAACTTCTACGGCGAAAGAGGGATTCTCGATTAAACTGCCTAGAGAGTAGGGAATGAAACCTTCATCCACGTCATATTCATCGTCACTGCCATAGGGGGACTCACATAGGATTTTTATGGTGTGATCGGTCTTTAGTATGAAATGCGGATTTAGTGTGGGTGATCTCTTGATATGAAATTTTACAAAATTGGGATCGGAAACGAGGTTATCGCAATACTTGCTAACACATTTGAATCGGAGAATAGATTTCACGGGAAGAGCGGAGAAGATCTCGCCGATGAGATCGACGGGGATAAACATCGGTGACGGAACCATATTTGTCTTACTTCGTTTTTTAGATTTGGAAGGAGTAGTATTgggaattttttttttaaatatccaaaaatttcaaaaaaatttcaaaaatatccaatttttcaaaataattacacAAATGGCCAAAATTGGCCATTTTTTACccttaggcgccaccctagttggcgcctacccttaatggggagggcaagtcgccactaggggtggcgcctatgcccaaatccatttttttttttttttttttaatgttttttttaatgtttttttttttttttaattttttttatttataaatttatgtTTTTTATTAAGTATATTAATTTATGTTCACACATATATTTTGtctaaatttttttatttatatatatatatatatatatatatatatattaattttatatatatattaatttatatatatatatatattaatataatttataagtaattaatattatttgtaaatttttggaaaaaaaattaatttatatatgtataaagatatgatagacaatatttttaaagataaagataaagatataaagataataaacagaaaatatttttatttaaataataaacaaggcaaatattacaaagatatgattaatcacatatgatgcggtcccttgtacgatccgcacgggggaggtctagttactcgcctagacggttcacgtggtggtggtgcttccctattaccaccccttgccCTAACGCGCCCCCTTGCCGCTTGCCGTTGTGGTTcggtcgaagtcccttcagtgctgtaggaaagacgggtcccctctgcgccctcgaagctttgtctcggtgggacaaactgactactgctgggtgcgccctcgaattgtggtctttggtagtttagggttgaatcgggttggccaaagtgcaatgtttgttgtggtgtgtagtagtcctgttggtagtcctcttgtatacccgtgtcggggctaggtggaggactggaagagcttgGGAAATTGCCGTGTTGGAAttgttgggattggtggaagtagggggattgatattgtggtaggtgttgggactgttgatggtggtgggaatgttgagtttgttgttggtagtcttcatggtattgggattgagtttgtggtatgtattgttgatttggttggggggtggacatgtgttgtggttgttgttgttggtaatatggtggtggtggttgttgttggtaataaggtggtggtggttgttgttggtaaaatggttgtggtggttgttgttggtaataaggtggtggttgttgttgttgggaatactgtggtggttgttgttgttggaaatatggctgttgcatccggggatcgtccaaatagaacgggtcagacacaatcatttctggattggtatttgctctataccattccacatattcccttgtcggcttcatttcgttgggcgccaccggaaattgtagaacatagtgggcacggtctttccacatttttcgaaactccttagcaaattccttccaattttgggcataccactggtggctgactttttttagatgccaaggttccatggacattggggggcctgggatgtcttgatgcattccgaattgaagcttgacacggtcactttggtgcatctccacagtggtgaaccgcattatggccgtttttgctgtccaaacagctgcatcttcggggtttggttgatgttccaatcccaaatatggcctccaaataaactgcaaagaaaaaagtaaatatgttatttatcgaTAATGCATGAcattaataaatcagttagaagttgagtgatttagtggtaatacatcctgtgctcggagacgatccaacagttgacgataaaatataattttatttttgggggtaagactgtaatccagtccggttgtaatgaacctaaacaaaaaaagataaataatattagttacaaatatttatagaataaatatacaaaatgaaataagatcataaatttacctagttgcgtaggggaaggagtagtcattaggattttctggggctagcctcggcaatctccaccacccccatgtttgaAGCAAAAAAGaacatccagaaaatgtacagtgctcattttgtgcatttttacacaaagagctatataggaatgctaatactgcagaaccccaactatatgtgcttattctatcaatgtccccgagcaaactcaagtacataaaatttatgctatttcccgtcccttcgggaaatagcaagttcccaaacaatagcataatgtaaacccgggtttttatgactttttcttgttcggaggattcctcagtcaaagttatggagtcgtggtacaattgtaggctagataatttaataccctgaccccttgctttggcagacccctcaccctcgaccagatctacccccaacatttcaacacatatttggttaggctgttgaacatttccggtgacaggcttaccatctattctaagacctaaaagcatgtacacgtcctctaatgtgacggtacattcaccagttggtaggtgaaaggtgtgtgtctcaggtctccaacgttcacacagagccaaaatgaatttggcatcaatggtggcatttacgacatgcattacatgaccgaaacccgcacgctctatgtaaggtacgcaccatgggtctggataaggcattgggtgtgaacgttgacgaaatttcttgggatcctttaaaaacaaacaatataaaaaattattatattggacttttaaaaaactaactacaaacatacgaaagaggcaatgttcaagaaaaacttacgaatgaggcaatgtttgccctagttcctctgtgttcttggcccatggtaagaagcgacatgactgcaatgtaggaagaagcttggtggatgagaagtttcgcctgagttctctgaataaaagtgttagtggtagatgaaaacttgcaagaatgaccctctatttatactcTTTTTCAAGTAAactgaatatgcaaaaatgtgacaagtgtaaggcatgcgtggtagtgttgggaagacttggtggaatctgatgatgcagaaacgtgacaagtgtgaggcatgcgtgggaatcttgcagaataggtgcagactacgtggcagtgttggcatgcataggtgcagactaggtgggagttgtcttgtcttggggaagacttggtggaatctgatgacgcagaaacgtgacaagtgtgaggcatgcgtgggaatcttgcagaataggtgcagactacgtggcagtgttggcatgcttaggtgcagactaggtgggagttgtcttgtcttggggaagacttggtggaatctgatgacgcagaaacgtgacaagtgtgaggcatgcgtgggaatcttgcatgggataggttggaatgcattagtacagactaggtgggagtgttgcattcaagggtgtgacacgtgtaaggcatgcgtgggaatctctgagacttggtggtgaagacttgatggggaacaggcatgcatgggaatctctgagactatgttcaggctaggtggataggttggaatgcattagtacagactaggtgggagtgttgcattcaagggtgtgacacgtgtaaggcatgcgtgggaatctctgagacttggtggtgaagacttgatggggaacaggcatgcatgggaatctctgagactatgttcaggctaggtggataggttggaatgcattagtacagactaggtgggagtgttgcattcaagggtgtgacacgtgtaaggcatgcgtgggaatctctgagacttggtggtgaagacttgatggggaacaggcatgcatgggaatctctgagactatgttcaggctaggtggataggttggaatgcattagtacagactaggtgggagtgttgcattcaagggtgtgacacgtgtaaggcatgcgtgggaatctctgagacttggtggtgaagacttgatggggaacaggcatgcatgggaatctctgagactatgttcaggctaggtggataggttggaatgcattagtacagactaggtgggagtgttgcattcaagggtgtgacacgtgtaaggcatgcgtgggaatctctgagacttggtggtgaagacttgatggggaacaggcatgcatgggaatctctgagactatgttcaggctaggtggataggttggaatgcattagtacagactaggtgggagtgttgcattcaagggtgtgacacgtgtaaggcatgcaagggaatctctgagacttggtggtgaagacttgatggggaacaggcatgcatgggaatctctgagactatgttcaggctaggtggataggttggaatgcattagtacagactaggtgggagtgttgcattcaagggtgtgacacgtgtaaggcatgcaagggaatctctgaggtattcacaatatcttcacagcaatcttcacacacatatcttcacagcaatcttcagtaagattcttgcagtataaatattcacacacattttcgcaaaggtattcacaatatcttcacagcaatcttcacaaaaccttgaaaatatcttcacaaaaccttcacaaaaccctcacaaaaccttcacaaaaccttcacaaaaccttcacaaaaccttcacaatgtCTTCACAAAACATGTCATCTTCTTCACGATACAAAGTCAAAGCTCACGTCAAcggtgagacttatgaatgtgataagtctggcttcctatttagaaacaccgaatgcactcggttttgtctaaatagaggagctgacttctcttatctgaaaaggaagattgagtccaaactaagacaacccgtgtcccaaattttttatcaacaaccttttttttcagaaaacaactctgtcaagttttataagtcattgattcaaaatgacatggagacacaatacatgcttcgtaaccatgagtactctggttacgactacatagtgttgtacattgtgttggaacaacctcaaccaactcagaatattcaatcacaggttattgatcctgtgattgatgacgaacaagatgctgagcaccacgttgaagacgatgtggttgatgatgctgaagacgtggttgatgacttggtgaaccgtcattctgaagacgaagaccaacctcaaatacctatagcgcaacgctactcacctcctgcgcacttcacaacacttaacttgggcgaggatgagccctcatcagatatgttctacaacccatatatgaggtctgatgaggacttaaagaagggtgaccaatttcggaccaaggaagagtgtctgttagcaataaagaactggcacttgaaaaattgtgttgactacgatgttatcaaatcaaatccggaaagatacgttattgaatgcaaaaatccggagtgtggatataggttgatggcatcgtacaagaagaagcataacgcgtgggtgatagggtcaatatctcaagctcacatttgcgtcaacaccaacatggcacaggatcatcgcaaacttagccatgacatgatctgccattccatattacctctagttgaggctgacccgtcactgaaggtcaaaacaattatctcccattgtgtggctgttttcaaatatacaccgtcatacagaaaggcttggttagcaaaaaccaaggcaattgaactggtgtacggtaactgggaggaatcatacaaacaactaccacgctacctggctgcactacgattgtattcacctgggacggttactataatggagaccttgcctgcacaatcccctgacggaactcgtctagaaggtaatggaattttccatagacttttctgggcattccgtccatgcatcatcgggttcacattctgcaaaccacttgttcaagtcgatggaacttggctgtatgggaaatacaaaggatcgttactgatggcggtcgcacaagatggcaattcaaatattttcccaatagcctttgcattggtggAAGGAGAAACGGCAGCTGgttggagtttcttccttaagaatcttcgaacgcacgtgactccacaagctggcatctgcgttatttctgacaggcacgcctcaatagacagtgcatacaataatccagcaaatggctggcatgaccccccgtctacccatgtctactgcatcaggcatattgcacaaaattttatgcgggagttcaaggataactttttgaagcaacatttgataaacgcggggtacGCATTAAACCAGcctggattccaatactatcgccgggaaatagtgttggcaaattctgatgcagggaggtggattgataatatcgacagagcgaagtggactagatcgtacgacgatggggtgaggtggggccacatgacaacaaatcttgtggaatcaatgaacggcgtgtttaagggcatacgtaacctcccggtaaccgcattggtgagtgcgacctattttcggatggcaacgttgttcgtaacaaggGGCAGGCGCTGGAATGAAGTGTTACAGACGAGTCAGGTTTATAGTGAagcctgcatgaagtttatgaggcaggaatccgccaaagccagcagccatcgggttacggagttcgaccgccatggccacactttcagtgtcaaggaaacaattgaccacaaccaagggctgcccagacaagagtatagggtcctaataccagaccgttggtgcgactgtggtcaatttcaggcgtatcgtatgccttgttcccatgtcattgcagcgtgttcacacagccacttcgatgcattatcgctagtgtctccaatctacaaagttgcaacattgctcaatgtatacgacaatccctttccggtggtagcattggaggcgtattggccagagtatgacggggaaattgtttggcacaacgaatcgatgcggcggaataaaagtggtcgcccaaatagcaggcgcattagaactgaaatggacgtcgcagagaaaatgcagaggaagtgtagcatatgtagacaactagggcataataagaacaaatgtccatatcgtggatctagttccacaacttagttttcactttcataaatctgtgtaccaaaatcattttaaattaaagtttactttttattccaaatagaagatgacacttgaacaacaaacacaaacatctaacattacaacaccaattactaaaacaaaaacaaatactggaacaaaaacaagtactaaaacaagaacaagtactagaacaataacaaatacaacaacaacatgacaaacaaccattaaaatctaagaaattacaacagttaacactatgtcgtctgatccatgcatcatttggatgcaatcaatgtcgctttcaacttcaacccaccagcgtatcgtttctccagtttcaaatgagaaccttgttctaagcctctgaatccttctgatgacttcaccaggttggtaatctccctctaaccaagacatcaaggacctttttagttggtccaacgaacggatgttccaaaatttcatctccattgggggtttcaaaggcgagaaaataacatgcccatccctttttaagattactggttcaggatccgggcgccttgatgatgtt encodes:
- the LOC127129164 gene encoding serine/threonine-protein phosphatase 7 long form homolog — its product is MFVVSFLKVQYNNFLYCLFLKDPKKFRQRSHPMPYPDPWCVPYIERAGFGHVMHVVNATIDAKFILALCERWRPETHTFHLPTGECTVTLEDVYMLLGLRIDGKPVTGNVQQPNQICVEMLGVDLVEGEGSAKARGQGIKLSSLQLYHDSITLTEESSEQEKVIKTRVYIMLLFGNLLFPEGTGNSINFMYLSLLGDIDRISTYSWGSAVLAFLYSSLCKNAQNEHCTFSGCSFLLQTWGWWRLPRLAPENPNDYSFPYATRFITTGLDYSLTPKNKIIFYRQLLDRLRAQDFIWRPYLGLEHQPNPEDAAVWTAKTAIMRFTTVEMHQSDRVKLQFGMHQDIPGPPMSMEPWHLKKVSHQWYAQNWKEFAKEFRKMWKDRAHYVLQFPVAPNEMKPTREYVEWYRANTNPEMIVSDPFYLDDPRMQQPYFQQQQPPQYSQQQQPPPYYQQQPPQPFYQQQPPPPYYQQQPPPPYYQQQQPQHMSTPQPNQQYIPQTQSQYHEDYQQQTQHSHHHQQSQHLPQYQSPYFHQSQQFQHGNFPSSSSPPPSPDTGIQEDYQQDYYTPQQTLHFGQPDSTLNYQRPQFEGAPSSSQFVPPRQSFEGAEGTRLSYSTEGTSTEPQRQAARGRVRARGGNREAPPPREPSRRVTRPPPCGSYKGPHHM